From Pagrus major chromosome 6, Pma_NU_1.0, one genomic window encodes:
- the abhd14b gene encoding putative protein-lysine deacylase ABHD14B: protein MSAVKMTEGSVQLESLKAPLFYRQSEPATGEVKMSVLLLHGIRFSSENWLQIGTLDTLAKAGCRAVAIDLPALGRSKSAEAPAAVGELAPADFLKELCGQLSLSPVVVISPSLSGMYSLPFLHQHQGLIRAYIPVAPICTDKFTAEQYQSVKVPTLIVYGDQDTQLGELSLRNLSNLANHKVVVMKGAGHPCYLDDPDTWHKALTDFLQTL, encoded by the exons ATGTCGGCTGTGAAGATGACGGAGGGCAGCGTGCAGCTGGAGAGCCTCAAAGCGCCGCTCTTCTACAGGCAGAGTGAACCGGCCACAGGGGAGGTGAAGATGTCAGTTTTACTCCTTCACGGCATCCGTTTCTCTTCAGAAAACTGGCTCCAAATCGGCACCCTGGACACTCTGGCCAAAGCAGGCTGCCGGGCCGTTGCCATCGACCTGCCAG cACTCGGTCGCTCCAAGTCAGCCGAGGCCCCGGCAGCGGTCGGAGAACTGGCCCCTGCGGATTTCCTGAAGGAGTTGTGTGGCCAGCTGAGCCTGAGCCCGGTGGTGGTGATCAGCCCGTCCCTCAGTGGGATGTactccctccccttcctccaccAGCACCAGGGCCTGATACGAGCCTACATCCCCGTGGCTCCCATCTGCACCGACAAATTCACAGCAGAGCAGTACCAGAGCGTAAAG GTCCCGACGCTGATCGTTTACGGTGACCAGGACACGCAGCTCGGAGAACTGTCGCTCAGAAACCTGAGCAATCTGGCCAATCACAAAGTGGTGGTGATGAAAGGGGCGGGTCACCCCTGTTACCTGGACGACCCGGACACGTGGCACAAGGCGCTCACAGACTTCCTTCAGACGCTGTGA